A stretch of Aedes aegypti strain LVP_AGWG chromosome 2, AaegL5.0 Primary Assembly, whole genome shotgun sequence DNA encodes these proteins:
- the LOC110675207 gene encoding uncharacterized protein LOC110675207, whose product MDNINDMNDVFEDEEYLDLIHDEGPAHPYQSDDSTFVLSETSSDAGEGSSKKSSDYVFVFTGVFFRRLYRGQLRPREFGKHDVEGDSVHDVLERIWNAANPQIQRQVVFEDEVPKWSEKQHPEPDDIDLFITLYDETKKKTYAPSVVTPRVLATWREKTIKIYAYAYSVKVETAAQYQLVLRQLIAPSSHPRHTSTS is encoded by the exons ATGGATAATATCAACGATATGAACGACGT ATTCGAGGACGAAGAATATTTGGACTTGATTCATGATGAGGGCCCAGCGCATCCGTATCAATCCGACGATAGCACATTCGTATTGAGTGAGACGAGTTCAGATGCAGGGGAAGGATCATCCAAAAAGAGCTCCGACTACGTTTTCGTTTTTACGGGAGTTTTCTTTCGACGCTTGTACCGCGGTCAATTACGACCAAGGGAATTCGGAAAACATGATGTAGAAGGAGATTCGGTTCATGATGTCTTGGAACGCATTTGGAATGCAGCGAATCCTCAAATTCAACGTCAGGTTGTATTCGAAGATGAAGTACCGAAGTGGTCGGAGAAACAACACCCGGAACCGGACGATATTGATTTGTTTATCACACTGTACGACGAAACCAAAAAGAAGACATACGCGCCTTCAGTTGTGACACCTCGAGTACTTGCAACATGGAGAGAAAAAACCATAAAGATTTACGCTTATGCGTACTCCGTTAAGGTTGAGACCGCTGCTCAATACCAGCTAGTTCTGCGTCAATTGATTGCACCATCATCACATCCGCGACACACATCCACATCTTGA